CCCGCTCAGTAATCTCCGCATCAAGTGCACCCGCGTGAATTGTCACAATCTGCGATGCGCCAAGCAGCAGCGTCAGATTGCGTAATACGACGTCGCGCCGTTTCACTTCTGGCAGTTCCAATTGAATCAGCAGCCAATCGTCGCCCTCAATCGCCTGAGATAACTGCCGATCCTGTACTAACACGCGCGCTTGCAAATCCGGCAATCCCAGCTCTTTTGCTAGCTTTCGCCGATCGTTTGGTTCGGTCGTCTCTATATCGCGCCACAGATCACTAAGTGCCGTTGTTTCCATCGCCTACATCTTCACTTTCTTTAAGTAATATTGCAATTCCTGAATGCTACCGCGAATATCGTCAAGCGCTCGATGCTCTTCTGGCTTCGCAAACTTCTTCCCAAATTTTCCCTCAAACACCACTTTCCATGCGCTTACATCAAGCATCCGGTAGTGCAATCGCCTTGACACTGCCGGCCACCATTGGTCAATAAATCGCCGATCCTGGTGTATTGAATTACCGCCAAGCAAAATCTTTGGTTCATTCGCAAAATGTTCATCACAGAATACCAGCAAATCCTGCTCAACCGCTGCGAGTGCTTTGCCGCTATCATTTTGCGCCTCAAGCCCGCACCGCGCCTTAGGGTTCGCGTCCCAGAACGCTGCATTGCGATCAAGCAATCGCTTTAATTTTGTCGGCTCATGCCGCACAATACCTTCAAACGTCGCAACCTCATGAAAATCCCAATCAGTTACGATTGCTGCTGCTTCCAGAATTTCGTCGCGTACTGGGTCA
This portion of the TM7 phylum sp. oral taxon 349 genome encodes:
- the orn gene encoding oligoribonuclease; translated protein: MKHAFKPQRILWVDLEMTGLDPVRDEILEAAAIVTDWDFHEVATFEGIVRHEPTKLKRLLDRNAAFWDANPKARCGLEAQNDSGKALAAVEQDLLVFCDEHFANEPKILLGGNSIHQDRRFIDQWWPAVSRRLHYRMLDVSAWKVVFEGKFGKKFAKPEEHRALDDIRGSIQELQYYLKKVKM